The genome window GCGAGATGCTCTTCGTTTTCTTCCGCCATGCGCGTGAAGTCGTTCCGTTGCTCGAAGCGGCTATAGCCGACATCGCGAAACGCGCGGAACAGCATTTTGAATCGCCCGATCGATTCGGCCAGCCGGCGACTACCGCACGCGTGCGCGACGAGATCGTGCAGGCGTGAATCGGCGGCGCGTGTCTCTTCCACGAACCGGGGCCCATCGATCTGCCGCCCCGCTCCGCCCGCCCCCGACTTCACCAAGCGTTTCAATTCTTCCACGAGCGACTTGAGCTCCGCGGGATCGGTGCGGCCGGCGGCGCAGCGCGACGCTTCCGATTCCAGCACGCGGCGGATCTGACAAAGCTCGGCCACGTCGTCGCGCGTGACTTGGCGCACGACCGCGCCGCGGTTCGGCAACAAATCGACGATGCCGATTCCCGCCAACTCGACGAGCGCCTCGCGGATCGGCGTCGGGCTCACGCCGAATTCGTTTGCCAACGACCGGACGACGAGGCGCTGGCCCGAATGGTAGCGACCGTCGAAGATGCCGTGCAAGATCGATTGCACGATCGTTTGTCGGCGCAGACCGTGAGAACAGGTGACCATACGGGGAGTCGATCAGCGGCGGGGGGATTCGGGCCAGGCGCGAAGGGAACAGCACGCGAATTCAAGACAATCGACGTCGTTGATCGTAAACCAAGCCCGCCGGGTCGGCAAGCGGATCGCGGCTCGATCGGCTGCGCGGCAGATCGCATCGAAGCATCTATATCTACGCAACGGAGGATCGTTAAAACGGTACATTCCCTACCGATACTGTTGCCGTCGATCCAGCGGTTTACCGACTGCGCCACCACAGGCTCTT of Planctomycetia bacterium contains these proteins:
- a CDS encoding GntR family transcriptional regulator; translated protein: MVTCSHGLRRQTIVQSILHGIFDGRYHSGQRLVVRSLANEFGVSPTPIREALVELAGIGIVDLLPNRGAVVRQVTRDDVAELCQIRRVLESEASRCAAGRTDPAELKSLVEELKRLVKSGAGGAGRQIDGPRFVEETRAADSRLHDLVAHACGSRRLAESIGRFKMLFRAFRDVGYSRFEQRNDFTRMAEENEEHLAIALALGEGDGKGAARAMSKHIDAAVKHWGQLIVDALAAAPRGRRKA